A single region of the Hypanus sabinus isolate sHypSab1 chromosome 21, sHypSab1.hap1, whole genome shotgun sequence genome encodes:
- the LOC132379047 gene encoding uncharacterized protein LOC132379047, with the protein MREDKKAYVFWLGDIADQMQETWEKCKKGVQAIFPRAVMPKSELHCTVIFDEIQNRELEKRWHLEACTQQHLEGEAVIIGKQGAALQVKWNTFLEKWYRIPEAAPHITLLVNKGCQSKDLGPLVKSAETITMWRKIMPEVWLSEDNNCIKIMVSVDMVGTVREVKITPQPHMPLLGKERGQQKDRRLDELPSILWSQHDTDVGKIKTASPVEIRLKRGAIPPRRPQYPLRPEAEEGIASTVQGLLEIGVLKRTNSPCNTPLLPVLKADKSKWRLVHDLRAVNDVVEDWPAVVPNPSTLLTNVPPGASYISVIDLCSAFFSIPLARGSATRSSGAACDSFISALRLPVALENKWLTAG; encoded by the exons atgagagaagacaagaaggcttaTGTCTTTTGgctaggagacatcgcagatcagatgcaggaaacctgggaaaaatgtaaaaagggcgtgcaggctatatttcccagggctgtaatgcccaaatctgagctgcactgtacagtgatttttgacgagattcagaacagggagttagagaagagatggcacctggaggcatgtacccaacagcacctggaaggggaggctgtgataattggaaagcaaggggcagccttacaagttaagtggaacacctttttagaaaaatggtacaggataccggaggctgcgccccacataacgttgttggtaaacaagggatgtcagtctaaagacttaggacccttagttaagagtgctgaaaccataACAATGTGGAGGAAAATCATGCCAGAGGTGTGgctatcagaagacaacaattgcattaaaataatggtaagtgtagatatggtagggacagtgagagaggtcaaaataactccccaaccacacatgccattgctgggaaaagaaagaggccagcagaaagatagaaggttagatgaattgccatctattctgtggtcacagcatgacacggacgtagggaaaataaaaacagctagtccggtggaaataaggctgaaaaggggagcaattccacccaggagaccacaataccctctaagaccagaagcagaagagggaatagcatcgacagtgcaggggttgcttgaaataggagtgcttaaaagaacaaacagtccatgcaataccccgttgctgccggtcttaaaagcagataaatctaagtggagattggtgcatgatttgcgagcggtaaatgatgtggtagaggactggccagcggttgTCCCCAACCCAtccacgcttttgactaatgttccaccaggaGCAAGTTACATTTCAGtcattgatttgtgttcggctttcttcagcattcctctcgcccgggggtcggcaacccgcagctccggagccgcatgtgactctttcatctctgcgctgcggctccctgtggctttggaaaataaatg gttgacagctggctga